A genome region from Crossiella equi includes the following:
- a CDS encoding Uma2 family endonuclease, with protein MTAPGLCTGDPISVTGFDGLPVDNAWRLEIEDGRLLVRGRPSGAHILAAQRLARQLDDALPLDLESLVEIQAELRGPSPRRIPDLVVCVAEVGEQVRVRADQILLAVEIHSPGESAARDYLKKPAEYAANGIPATWVVDIREDPITLTVYTLDGTSRYCFHSPVSHSYTDTIGGHEVTIDLDALTGPRRRHG; from the coding sequence GTGACCGCGCCCGGCTTGTGCACGGGCGACCCGATCAGCGTGACGGGTTTCGACGGACTGCCCGTCGACAACGCCTGGCGACTGGAGATCGAAGACGGCCGGTTGCTGGTGCGGGGCCGCCCATCGGGGGCGCACATCCTCGCGGCCCAGCGGTTGGCTCGGCAGCTCGATGACGCACTTCCCCTCGACCTGGAGTCGCTGGTGGAGATCCAGGCCGAGCTGAGGGGACCGTCGCCGCGGCGCATACCGGATCTGGTGGTCTGCGTGGCCGAGGTTGGCGAGCAGGTGCGGGTGCGTGCCGACCAGATCCTGCTCGCCGTCGAGATCCACTCGCCAGGCGAGTCGGCGGCTCGTGACTACCTCAAGAAGCCAGCCGAGTACGCCGCCAACGGCATCCCCGCCACCTGGGTCGTCGACATCCGGGAAGATCCGATCACCCTGACTGTGTACACGCTGGATGGAACCAGCCGGTACTGCTTCCACTCGCCGGTCTCCCACAGCTACACCGACACCATCGGCGGCCATGAGGTCACCATCGACCTCGACGCGCTGACCGGGCCCCGTCGGAGGCACGGCTGA
- a CDS encoding helix-turn-helix domain-containing protein — translation MDEPTELFTIGQLARATGLSTRTIRFYSDSGLLPPVERTHGGYRVYDAAAVARLELVRTLRDLGMDLPTVAKVLAEQVTVADVAQTHVDALDAEIRQLTVRRAVWRSVVRRAGTTEELRLMNDLARLSPGERQRILDEFVQRVFAGTDPNAPGAGLAQAMRQLPAELPADPTQEQVDAWVELAGLVADPTFEAKVRGMAVAGSSGAHSAEVAPDKVTEHAGAALDAGIDPASAEARVYVDRIMPDGADRRAAADMLDTFTDRRVARYWALLGVLNGWPPRPENEDAIPAFEWLIAALRAHA, via the coding sequence ATGGACGAACCGACCGAGCTGTTCACCATCGGGCAGCTCGCCCGCGCCACCGGGTTGTCCACCCGCACCATCCGCTTCTACTCCGACAGCGGCCTCCTGCCGCCGGTGGAGCGGACGCATGGTGGTTACCGGGTGTACGACGCGGCGGCGGTGGCCAGGCTGGAGCTGGTGCGCACGCTGCGGGACCTGGGCATGGACCTGCCCACCGTGGCGAAGGTACTGGCCGAGCAGGTCACCGTGGCGGACGTGGCACAGACGCACGTCGACGCCCTGGACGCGGAGATCCGCCAGCTGACCGTCCGCCGGGCGGTGTGGCGATCGGTGGTCCGCCGTGCAGGAACGACAGAGGAGCTGAGACTGATGAACGACCTGGCCCGACTCTCCCCCGGAGAGCGCCAGCGCATCCTGGACGAGTTCGTGCAGCGGGTCTTCGCGGGCACCGACCCGAACGCCCCGGGCGCGGGCCTGGCCCAGGCCATGCGCCAACTCCCGGCCGAACTCCCCGCCGACCCCACCCAGGAGCAGGTCGACGCCTGGGTGGAACTGGCCGGGCTGGTCGCGGACCCGACCTTCGAGGCCAAGGTCCGCGGCATGGCCGTCGCCGGTTCGAGCGGCGCCCACTCCGCCGAGGTCGCCCCGGACAAGGTGACCGAACACGCGGGCGCGGCCCTGGACGCGGGCATCGACCCGGCCTCGGCCGAGGCGCGGGTGTACGTGGACCGGATCATGCCCGACGGCGCGGACCGCCGGGCGGCGGCCGACATGCTGGACACGTTCACCGACCGGCGGGTCGCTCGTTACTGGGCGCTGCTGGGCGTGCTGAACGGGTGGCCGCCGCGGCCGGAGAACGAGGACGCCATCCCGGCGTTCGAGTGGCTCATCGCCGCGCTGCGCGCACACGCCTGA
- a CDS encoding DUF1360 domain-containing protein: protein MENLGTKLAEVERDYAGGDDRPLTGYLAVTGGYTALVMLAAGLLRLRGKQLPERVAAGDVVLLALATHKLSRVLTKDAVTSPLRAPFTRYEEPAGAGEVSESVRTDNPVRHSVGELLNCPFCVSVWLATALTVGLVLAPRLTRLVCGGLAAVTGSDFLQFAYAAARRADQPDR from the coding sequence ATGGAGAACTTGGGCACGAAGCTGGCCGAGGTCGAGCGGGACTACGCGGGCGGAGACGACCGGCCCTTGACCGGCTACCTGGCCGTGACCGGCGGGTACACCGCACTGGTGATGCTGGCCGCGGGACTGCTGCGCCTGCGTGGCAAACAGCTGCCCGAACGGGTGGCCGCGGGTGATGTGGTGCTGCTGGCACTGGCCACGCACAAACTGAGCCGGGTGCTGACCAAGGACGCCGTCACCAGCCCGCTGCGCGCGCCGTTCACCCGGTACGAGGAACCGGCCGGGGCGGGTGAGGTGTCCGAGTCGGTGCGCACCGACAACCCGGTCCGGCACTCCGTCGGCGAGCTGCTCAACTGCCCGTTCTGCGTCTCGGTGTGGCTGGCCACCGCGCTGACCGTCGGCCTGGTGCTGGCGCCGCGGCTGACCCGGCTGGTGTGTGGCGGACTGGCCGCGGTCACCGGCTCGGACTTCCTCCAGTTCGCCTACGCCGCCGCCCGGCGGGCCGACCAGCCGGACCGGTGA
- a CDS encoding MarR family winged helix-turn-helix transcriptional regulator has product MSTRNSNTTRQIGELLRRYGVLGLRVGETFAQAQRMEHVDLRALTLISQAEHGGTPGTTRSLRDQLGLSAGGTTLVLDRLERGGHIRRVKDPQDRRVVRLLMTEEGRRTGSRYFGGLAARLAGLADGFSEQELEIVHRFVQGLVELTEAHLAEHAAGRERAP; this is encoded by the coding sequence ATGAGCACGCGCAACTCGAACACCACCCGGCAGATCGGCGAGCTGTTGCGGCGCTACGGGGTGCTCGGGCTGCGGGTGGGCGAGACCTTCGCGCAGGCCCAGCGCATGGAGCACGTGGACCTGCGCGCCCTGACCCTCATCAGCCAGGCCGAACACGGCGGCACCCCGGGCACCACGCGGAGCCTGCGCGACCAGCTCGGCCTCTCGGCGGGCGGCACCACCCTGGTACTGGACCGGCTGGAACGCGGCGGGCACATCCGACGCGTGAAGGACCCGCAGGACCGGCGGGTGGTGCGCCTGCTGATGACCGAGGAGGGCAGGCGCACCGGCAGCCGTTACTTCGGCGGCCTGGCCGCCCGCCTGGCCGGCCTGGCGGACGGGTTCAGCGAGCAGGAGCTCGAGATCGTCCACCGGTTCGTGCAAGGCCTGGTGGAGCTGACCGAGGCGCACTTGGCCGAGCACGCCGCCGGGCGGGAGAGAGCCCCTTGA
- a CDS encoding serine hydrolase domain-containing protein yields the protein MRIGRYLIAVVVAMAGVVPATAVADPGLGRRMDEALARAAAQYGDAGVQAVAIRDGKVLWSGHRGSAVTSPATPVTDRTVFAYASLSKLMFAGFVLHQVERGALKLDEPISAYLGEEVAGSRVVTTRMLLTHTAGYPDLYGDPAVAPLFPGGDRYQPDRPYTFAMLNKGIHEPVRPGTHHEYSNTGYLVLGQVLTKVTGGAEAFGRAWRQFVRRAGVTEDHVTLERSPQALRRIAHGYEKQQDCSLRDTFTGASGIPTDLYGLPFTDGAFAGTALGAGLVLDGLFTRGSLLRPDTVRTMTTPTPQSGEARYGMGTSQAQAAGRTWQGHGGTYGGFTSMAATDRARGLTIAVVVNQVAEPHPGETIWQALAKAAS from the coding sequence ATGAGGATTGGGCGTTACCTGATCGCGGTGGTGGTGGCCATGGCTGGTGTTGTCCCGGCGACGGCGGTCGCGGACCCGGGTCTGGGGAGACGGATGGACGAGGCGCTGGCGCGGGCCGCAGCCCAGTACGGCGACGCCGGGGTGCAGGCCGTGGCGATCCGCGACGGCAAGGTGCTCTGGTCGGGGCACCGCGGCTCCGCGGTGACCAGCCCGGCGACACCGGTCACCGACCGCACGGTGTTCGCCTACGCCAGTCTCAGCAAGCTGATGTTCGCCGGTTTTGTGCTGCACCAGGTCGAACGCGGCGCGCTGAAGCTGGACGAACCGATCTCGGCCTACCTGGGCGAGGAGGTGGCGGGCTCGCGCGTGGTCACCACGCGCATGCTGCTCACCCACACCGCCGGGTACCCGGACCTCTACGGAGACCCGGCCGTCGCGCCGCTGTTCCCCGGCGGGGACCGGTACCAGCCGGACCGGCCCTACACCTTCGCCATGCTGAACAAGGGCATCCACGAGCCGGTGCGGCCGGGCACGCACCACGAGTACTCCAACACCGGTTACCTCGTGCTCGGGCAGGTGCTGACCAAGGTCACCGGCGGGGCGGAGGCGTTCGGCCGGGCCTGGCGGCAGTTCGTCCGGCGCGCGGGCGTCACCGAGGATCACGTCACCCTGGAGCGCTCGCCGCAGGCGCTGCGCCGCATCGCGCACGGCTACGAGAAGCAGCAGGACTGCTCGCTGCGCGACACGTTCACCGGCGCGAGCGGCATCCCCACAGACCTGTACGGCCTGCCCTTCACCGACGGCGCCTTCGCCGGGACCGCCCTGGGCGCGGGCCTGGTGCTGGACGGCCTGTTCACCCGGGGCAGCCTGCTGCGCCCGGACACCGTCCGCACCATGACCACCCCCACGCCGCAGTCGGGAGAGGCCCGCTACGGCATGGGCACCTCCCAGGCCCAGGCGGCCGGACGCACCTGGCAGGGCCACGGCGGCACCTACGGCGGCTTCACCTCGATGGCCGCCACCGACCGCGCCCGCGGCCTGACCATCGCCGTGGTGGTCAACCAGGTCGCCGAACCGCACCCGGGCGAGACGATCTGGCAGGCCCTGGCCAAGGCCGCGAGCTAG
- a CDS encoding PucR family transcriptional regulator, with protein sequence MGESPNIGGTSEELYALADAIAAVVGGSVSIEDLDNRVLAYSSLPGQRIDELRRRGILDRRVPDHPQQPDQYRHVLTATGIVRPPVLAPDELPRAAVAIRAGDRPLGTIWAIEGETPLCPRGESALLDGARLAATHLLCRRSATELDRQLREQALRAALAGDSPAEQTRTRLALPARPRLTLLGLAQARDHPLEVRLGPVVARHWAAVTTEAAVTTVNRTAYVLLPASEPETARRLAEQAVAALDRTLAAPVRCALSRTTADAADLPALRAEVDDVLRVTTAADGPPVAALADVHSAVLLAHLSDELARRPALRHPGIDAMTDHDRTRRTQYAATVTAWLDAAGNIGEAARCLAVHPNTLKYRLRRVRELFGVDVLGHPDDRLSCWLQLRLRQPPV encoded by the coding sequence ATGGGGGAATCGCCAAACATCGGCGGCACCAGCGAGGAGCTGTACGCGCTGGCCGACGCCATCGCGGCGGTGGTCGGCGGCTCGGTGTCGATCGAGGACCTCGACAACCGCGTGCTGGCCTACTCCTCACTCCCCGGCCAGCGCATCGACGAACTGCGCCGCCGGGGCATCCTGGACCGCCGCGTCCCCGACCACCCCCAGCAGCCGGACCAGTACCGGCACGTGCTCACCGCCACCGGCATCGTGCGCCCGCCCGTGCTGGCCCCGGACGAGCTGCCGCGCGCGGCGGTGGCGATCCGGGCGGGCGACCGGCCGCTCGGCACGATCTGGGCGATCGAGGGCGAGACCCCGCTGTGCCCGCGCGGCGAGTCCGCGCTGCTGGACGGCGCCCGCCTGGCCGCCACGCACCTGCTGTGCCGCCGCAGCGCCACCGAGCTGGACCGCCAGCTCCGCGAGCAGGCGCTCCGCGCGGCCCTGGCCGGGGACAGCCCGGCCGAACAGACCCGCACCCGCCTGGCGCTGCCCGCCCGGCCGCGGCTGACCCTGCTGGGCCTGGCCCAGGCCCGGGACCACCCGCTGGAGGTGCGCCTGGGCCCGGTGGTGGCCCGGCACTGGGCGGCGGTGACCACCGAGGCCGCGGTCACCACGGTCAACCGAACCGCCTACGTCCTGCTGCCCGCCAGCGAGCCGGAGACCGCCCGCCGCCTGGCCGAACAGGCCGTCGCGGCCCTGGACCGCACCCTGGCCGCCCCGGTGCGCTGCGCGCTGAGCCGCACCACCGCCGACGCGGCCGACCTGCCCGCGCTGCGCGCCGAGGTCGACGACGTCCTCCGGGTGACCACGGCCGCCGATGGTCCCCCGGTCGCCGCGCTCGCCGACGTGCACTCGGCCGTGCTGCTGGCCCACCTGTCCGACGAGCTGGCCCGCCGCCCGGCCCTGCGCCACCCGGGCATCGACGCGATGACCGACCACGACCGCACGCGCCGCACCCAGTACGCGGCCACGGTCACCGCCTGGCTGGACGCGGCGGGCAACATCGGCGAGGCCGCGCGTTGCCTGGCCGTGCACCCGAACACGCTGAAGTACCGGCTGAGGCGCGTGCGCGAGCTGTTCGGCGTGGACGTGCTGGGCCACCCGGACGACCGGCTCTCCTGCTGGCTCCAGCTGCGCCTGCGCCAGCCCCCGGTCTAG
- a CDS encoding superoxide dismutase family protein, with product MRVTATAVLSTVVLASGLAACGGGGGSAGSTSPSATSASAAPGTGAKAVLAAPAASGDQPVGITYDPARVPAGGTLAVSSTKAGEQTTVTLTVTGLLPGTMYGAHVHTKKCGAKAADSGPHYQDQQDPVTPSVDPRYANAQNEIWLDFHTDGSGNASASSTVKWAFRSGGANSVVVHASHTSTEPGKAGTAGDRLACLSTAF from the coding sequence ATGCGGGTGACCGCCACAGCAGTTCTGAGCACCGTGGTCTTGGCGAGCGGCCTCGCCGCGTGCGGCGGTGGTGGTGGTTCGGCCGGATCGACGAGCCCGTCCGCGACCAGCGCCAGCGCCGCCCCGGGCACCGGGGCCAAGGCGGTGCTGGCCGCGCCCGCGGCCTCCGGAGACCAGCCCGTGGGCATCACCTACGACCCCGCGCGCGTCCCGGCCGGGGGCACGCTGGCCGTCAGCTCGACCAAGGCGGGCGAGCAGACCACGGTCACGCTCACCGTCACCGGCCTGCTGCCCGGCACGATGTACGGCGCGCACGTGCACACCAAGAAGTGCGGGGCCAAGGCCGCCGACTCCGGGCCGCACTACCAGGACCAGCAGGACCCGGTGACGCCGTCGGTGGACCCGCGGTACGCCAACGCGCAGAACGAGATCTGGCTGGACTTCCACACCGACGGCAGCGGCAACGCCTCGGCCAGCTCCACGGTGAAGTGGGCGTTCCGCAGCGGCGGCGCCAACTCGGTGGTCGTGCACGCCTCGCACACCAGCACCGAGCCGGGCAAGGCCGGAACCGCCGGGGACCGGCTGGCCTGCCTGAGCACCGCGTTCTAG
- a CDS encoding alpha/beta fold hydrolase: MVSHRQLDVNGISMHIAELGEGPLVLLLHGFPESWYAWRHLFTPLAEAGYHVVAPDQRGYGATDAPAEVAAYSILHLVGDVVGLVHALGHDNAVVVGHDWGGPVAWHTAQLRPDLVRGVVGVSTPPAARGPVPTLAAMEKAFGPHFYQLYFQQPGVADAELNADHRTSLRKVLGGLESPLCEHGFLASTKDFDELPAWLTEADVDEFARQYARNGFTGPLNWYRNMNRNWELTAAWQGALINPPALYITGEADPVRGFYPPGFIDRLPALVPNLREVVDLPGTGHWIPQERPAEVAQALLGFLGGL, translated from the coding sequence GTGGTCAGTCATCGCCAGCTGGACGTCAACGGCATCAGCATGCACATCGCCGAACTGGGCGAGGGCCCGCTGGTCCTGCTGCTGCACGGTTTCCCGGAGAGCTGGTACGCCTGGCGCCACCTGTTCACCCCGCTCGCCGAGGCCGGGTACCACGTCGTCGCGCCCGACCAGCGCGGCTACGGTGCCACCGACGCCCCGGCCGAGGTCGCCGCCTACTCGATCCTGCACCTGGTGGGCGACGTGGTCGGCCTGGTGCACGCACTGGGCCACGACAACGCGGTGGTGGTCGGCCACGACTGGGGCGGCCCGGTCGCCTGGCACACCGCCCAGCTGCGGCCGGACCTGGTGCGCGGCGTGGTCGGCGTGTCCACCCCACCGGCGGCCCGGGGCCCGGTCCCCACCCTGGCCGCGATGGAGAAGGCCTTCGGCCCGCACTTCTACCAGCTCTACTTCCAGCAGCCGGGCGTCGCCGACGCCGAGCTGAACGCCGACCACCGCACCAGCCTGCGCAAGGTCCTGGGCGGCCTGGAGTCCCCGCTGTGCGAGCACGGGTTCCTGGCCAGCACCAAGGACTTCGACGAGCTGCCCGCGTGGCTGACCGAGGCCGACGTGGACGAGTTCGCCCGCCAGTACGCGCGCAACGGCTTCACCGGCCCGCTCAACTGGTACCGCAACATGAACCGCAACTGGGAGCTGACCGCCGCCTGGCAGGGCGCCCTGATCAACCCGCCCGCGCTGTACATCACCGGCGAGGCCGACCCGGTGCGCGGCTTCTACCCGCCCGGCTTCATCGACCGCCTGCCCGCCCTGGTGCCGAACCTGCGCGAGGTGGTGGACCTGCCCGGTACCGGGCACTGGATCCCGCAGGAGCGCCCGGCCGAGGTGGCGCAGGCGCTGCTGGGGTTCCTCGGCGGGCTCTGA
- a CDS encoding TetR/AcrR family transcriptional regulator, whose protein sequence is MTSSATPLNRAERKKQELRREIIDAAFDCFAEQGYHATGIADIATRLGIGHGTFYRYFQNKRDIVDHVIDDLINRIKAALVDENAPDAVSTLAAYREQSARIGEALARICLEDPRVPRFLLFEAAGIDKAMADRVLDFVELASALTAAYLRHGVDQGYLRADLDVDNSGRAITGMIFASALSTIRNPSPAHQRELSEAVRRVMYDGIAAR, encoded by the coding sequence ATGACGTCCAGCGCCACGCCGCTCAACCGGGCCGAGCGGAAGAAGCAGGAGCTGCGCCGCGAGATCATCGACGCGGCCTTCGACTGCTTCGCCGAGCAGGGCTACCACGCCACCGGGATCGCCGACATCGCCACGCGCCTCGGCATCGGGCACGGCACGTTCTACCGCTACTTCCAGAACAAGCGGGACATCGTCGACCACGTCATCGACGACCTCATCAACCGCATCAAGGCCGCCCTGGTCGACGAGAACGCCCCGGACGCGGTCTCCACCCTGGCCGCCTACCGCGAGCAGTCCGCCCGCATCGGCGAGGCCCTGGCCCGCATCTGCCTGGAGGACCCCCGGGTGCCCAGGTTCCTGCTCTTCGAGGCCGCGGGCATCGACAAGGCCATGGCCGACCGGGTGCTCGACTTCGTCGAACTGGCCTCCGCCCTGACCGCCGCCTACCTGCGCCACGGCGTGGACCAGGGCTACCTGCGCGCCGACCTGGACGTGGACAACTCCGGGCGGGCCATCACGGGCATGATCTTCGCCTCGGCGCTGTCCACGATCCGCAACCCCAGCCCCGCCCACCAGCGCGAGCTGAGCGAGGCGGTGCGGCGGGTGATGTACGACGGTATCGCCGCCCGGTAG
- a CDS encoding flavin-containing monooxygenase encodes MSAQYDAVIVGAGFGGMGAAIQLRRLGYHRLLIVDREDGLGGTWHVNRYPGLAVDIPSSVYSYSFEPNPHWSRLFAPGAELKAYAEHVADKYGLRERMRFGTAVTGARWDESLWRVSLAGGEEVTSTYLVAATGFLSQPKMPDIDGIDSFQGKVIHTTAWDYSYDLTGKRAAVIGTGATAVQLIPEVAKVASELTVYQRTPIWVSAKPDYRIPPFVRRLFAAAPWAQRATRAIGSALLELLMITGVVHYRRLGAVNRIAERTCRRHLHRQVRDPELRRKLTPGYSFGCKRPTFSNDYFPTFTRPHVHLETTPIARVDERGLVTEDGRRTDIDVLLLATGFNLWETNFPAIEILGRDGKDLGKFWRANRFQAYEGVTVPGFPNFISMNSPYSYNGLSYFTTVECQMKHIERLFTSMRSRKAEIFEISERANDEFLARMTDKVGDTVFGLGQCSTANSYYFNQHGEAVLLRPTSTSNARREAVRFPVNDYHYA; translated from the coding sequence ATGAGCGCTCAGTACGACGCGGTGATCGTGGGTGCGGGTTTTGGCGGCATGGGTGCCGCGATCCAGCTGCGGCGGCTCGGCTACCACCGGCTGCTGATCGTGGACCGCGAGGACGGCCTGGGCGGGACCTGGCACGTCAACCGCTACCCCGGGCTCGCGGTGGACATCCCGTCCTCGGTCTACTCCTACTCCTTCGAGCCCAACCCGCACTGGTCGCGCCTGTTCGCACCCGGCGCCGAGCTCAAGGCCTACGCCGAGCACGTCGCCGACAAGTACGGGCTGCGCGAGCGCATGCGGTTCGGCACCGCGGTGACCGGCGCCCGCTGGGACGAGTCGTTGTGGCGGGTGAGCCTGGCCGGCGGCGAGGAGGTCACCTCGACCTACCTGGTCGCGGCCACGGGTTTCCTCTCACAGCCGAAGATGCCGGATATCGACGGCATCGACTCGTTCCAGGGCAAGGTCATCCACACCACGGCCTGGGACTACTCCTACGACCTGACCGGCAAGCGCGCGGCGGTGATCGGCACCGGCGCCACCGCCGTGCAGCTGATCCCGGAGGTGGCCAAGGTCGCCAGCGAGCTGACCGTCTACCAGCGCACCCCGATCTGGGTCAGCGCGAAGCCGGACTACCGCATCCCGCCGTTCGTGCGCCGCCTGTTCGCGGCCGCCCCCTGGGCCCAGCGCGCCACCCGCGCGATCGGCAGCGCCCTGCTGGAGCTGCTGATGATCACCGGCGTGGTGCACTACCGCCGCCTGGGCGCGGTCAACCGCATCGCCGAACGCACCTGCCGCCGCCACCTGCACCGCCAGGTCCGCGACCCGGAGCTGCGCCGCAAGCTGACCCCCGGCTACTCCTTCGGCTGCAAACGACCCACCTTCTCCAACGACTACTTCCCCACCTTCACCCGCCCACACGTGCACCTGGAGACCACCCCGATCGCCCGCGTGGACGAGCGGGGCCTGGTCACCGAGGACGGCCGCCGCACCGACATCGACGTCCTGCTGCTGGCCACCGGCTTCAACCTGTGGGAGACGAACTTCCCGGCCATCGAGATCCTCGGCCGGGACGGCAAGGACCTGGGCAAGTTCTGGCGGGCCAACCGCTTCCAGGCCTACGAGGGGGTCACGGTCCCGGGCTTCCCGAACTTCATCTCGATGAACAGCCCGTACTCCTACAACGGCCTGTCCTACTTCACCACGGTCGAGTGCCAGATGAAGCACATCGAACGGCTCTTCACGTCCATGCGCAGCCGTAAAGCAGAGATCTTCGAGATCTCCGAACGCGCCAACGACGAGTTCCTGGCCCGCATGACCGACAAGGTCGGCGACACGGTGTTCGGCCTGGGCCAGTGCTCAACGGCCAACAGCTACTACTTCAACCAGCACGGCGAGGCGGTCCTGCTGCGGCCGACCTCGACCTCCAACGCGCGCCGCGAGGCCGTCCGCTTCCCGGTGAACGACTACCACTATGCGTAG
- a CDS encoding patatin-like phospholipase family protein codes for MRRALALGCGGTLGFAWSVGALRAVERDLGWDARTAEIVVGTSAGAELAVLLGSGYSVADVLAALEGSPSDQLLADHLTRSPARFPPLPGLGWPAAGLTARALRGRVDVTAGLAGLLPRGRGNATWLRDLGERLATPEGWVRHPATWLVAAHARTGHRVAFGSPGAPRLPLGEALAASWAVPGWFPPVRGYLDGGTISSVSADLLLDRGVDEVVVIAPMTSQTPAPATGAARLERVLRRRMTRGLDREVARLWAAGIRVRRVEPTPADLAAMGPNFMDVRRRAATTRRVRA; via the coding sequence ATGCGTAGGGCCCTGGCACTGGGGTGCGGGGGCACGCTCGGGTTCGCCTGGTCGGTGGGCGCGCTGCGGGCGGTGGAGCGGGACCTGGGCTGGGACGCGCGCACGGCGGAGATCGTCGTGGGCACCTCGGCCGGGGCGGAGCTGGCGGTGCTGCTCGGCTCGGGGTACTCGGTGGCGGATGTGCTTGCCGCGCTTGAGGGTTCCCCCTCCGACCAGCTCCTGGCGGACCACCTGACCCGCTCCCCCGCACGGTTTCCCCCGCTCCCCGGCCTCGGCTGGCCCGCCGCCGGGCTGACGGCCCGGGCACTGCGCGGGCGAGTCGACGTGACCGCGGGCCTGGCCGGGTTGCTGCCCCGCGGCCGGGGCAACGCCACCTGGCTGCGTGACCTCGGGGAACGCCTGGCCACCCCCGAGGGCTGGGTCAGGCACCCGGCCACCTGGCTGGTCGCCGCGCACGCCCGCACCGGCCACCGCGTCGCCTTCGGCTCCCCCGGCGCGCCCCGCCTCCCCCTGGGCGAGGCCCTGGCCGCGTCCTGGGCCGTGCCCGGCTGGTTCCCGCCCGTGCGCGGCTACCTGGACGGCGGCACGATCTCCTCCGTCTCCGCCGACCTCCTCCTGGACCGCGGTGTCGACGAGGTGGTCGTCATCGCCCCGATGACCAGCCAGACCCCGGCACCCGCGACCGGCGCGGCCCGCCTCGAACGCGTGCTGCGCCGCCGCATGACCCGGGGCCTGGACCGCGAGGTCGCCCGGCTGTGGGCGGCGGGTATCCGGGTGCGGCGGGTCGAGCCCACCCCGGCCGACCTGGCCGCGATGGGGCCCAACTTCATGGACGTGCGCAGGCGTGCGGCAACGACGAGGAGGGTCCGGGCATGA
- a CDS encoding SDR family oxidoreductase, producing the protein MSRYPRIDLHGATVAITGAAQGIGRATALAFAERGARVAIGDLDLDLARETASRTGGTAHLLDVRDPGSFRAFLDAAGEVSVLVNNAGLMPNGGFLDLDEATNRLTIEVNLFGVLHGLRLALPGMLARGRGHVVNVASLAGKFPVPGLAVYNASKFGAVGLSAAVRREYARHGVSISTVLPSAVDTALSSGLDMRPIPKVKPEAIAKAVVGSVRTRRAEIAVPRYVGALANLAALTPEPVLNAVRSLVRDDRALRPDVPERAEYRARLDNSR; encoded by the coding sequence ATGAGCCGCTACCCCAGGATCGACCTGCACGGCGCGACCGTCGCCATCACCGGCGCCGCGCAGGGCATCGGGCGGGCCACCGCACTGGCCTTCGCCGAACGTGGCGCGCGGGTCGCCATCGGTGACCTCGACCTGGACCTCGCCCGGGAAACCGCTTCCCGGACCGGTGGCACCGCGCACCTGCTCGACGTGCGCGACCCCGGGTCCTTCCGCGCCTTCCTGGACGCCGCGGGCGAGGTGTCCGTGCTGGTCAACAACGCGGGCCTGATGCCCAACGGCGGTTTCCTCGACCTGGACGAGGCGACGAACCGCCTGACGATCGAGGTCAACCTGTTCGGCGTGCTGCACGGCCTGCGCCTGGCCCTGCCCGGCATGCTGGCGCGCGGCCGGGGGCACGTCGTCAACGTCGCCTCCCTGGCCGGGAAGTTCCCCGTACCGGGCCTGGCGGTCTACAACGCCAGCAAGTTCGGCGCCGTCGGCCTCAGCGCCGCGGTACGCCGGGAGTACGCGCGCCACGGCGTCAGCATCAGCACGGTGCTGCCCTCGGCCGTGGACACCGCACTGTCCTCCGGCCTGGACATGCGCCCGATCCCCAAGGTCAAACCCGAGGCCATCGCCAAGGCCGTGGTCGGCTCGGTGCGCACCCGGCGGGCGGAGATCGCGGTGCCCCGGTACGTCGGCGCGCTGGCGAACCTGGCCGCACTCACCCCGGAGCCGGTCCTGAATGCCGTGCGATCCCTCGTCCGCGACGACCGGGCACTCCGGCCGGACGTGCCCGAGCGCGCCGAATACCGGGCCCGCCTGGACAATTCCCGGTAA